A stretch of DNA from Geminocystis sp. M7585_C2015_104:
CACAAAGACCCACTGCATTGCCCCCTGCACGGTTTACCATGGATACCAATTCCTTGTTTACTCTCCCAACCAGTACCATCTCTACTACATCCATAGTGGCGGCATCCGTCACTCGTAAACCGTCTTTGAATTGTGGCTCGATTCCCAGTTTTGTAAGCCAGGTGTTTATTTCCGGCCCTCCACCGTGTACTACTACTGGATTCACGCCTACGGAGGCGAGGAAGACTATATCTCTTATCACCGACTGTTTTAACTTAGTGTCTTTCATTGCCGCCCCCCCATATTTTACCACAATGGTGCGGCCGGAGAATTTCTGGATATAGGGCAAGGCTTCGCTTAGAATTTTGACTCTTAAAGATGGTGCCACTTGATAAGTCTCTGACATTTCAATACAATTTGCTGTTCCATATCACCATTACGGAATTAATTTTAGGCAAATCCTGTCACAGCACAAGCCCTTTGTCAATAACCCCCAACAATCCTCATCTTCCTCTTTTTCTTCTCCCACTGCAGTATAATGATTATTGTTGTTATTTCATCAAAATGGGCATATCCCCGAAAAACCCCCTCATGTACGGGCTTATTATAGGTCTTGTGTCTGGTAGTGTCTATACGCTTTCTTTCTGTATACCCCCCAAATTCTAATCCCCATTTTCTACCCAGACTTTAACTATTCTCCCCTCATGTGTTACTCTATCTCAATGGTGGTCACCACCTGTGCATTCCCAATTCCCTCGACTAAAATATTTTCACTGGCTAGACTCCCCCAGGCTTTTATCCCCCTAACCAACAGCGGTGGCTCAGATTGTTTATAGCTTACATTTCCTGTTGCCTGGATTTGGGCTGGAGAGACTGCTAAATCCCATAAAGCCTCGTCGGCATATATTTCTGATTTTCTACTATGATTTCTTCCATACACCCCCCCTCTCATATACACCTTCTTGTCTTCCATGTCAAAATTCACCCTGTTGGCCGTTATAGTCACTTCTTCCTTTGGTTGTTTCAATAGTACTGTTTCTGGTGCTTCCACTTGTCTTTTATCATAATACCAGACTAGCCTGGAAGTGGCGGCAATTAGGAGAGGATTAAGGGATTGATATTCTACATTGCCGCTGATGGTGGCAATGTGTTGATTCAAGTCTACCTTTCCCCTATCGGTTTTAATTATATCGGCGACTAGTCTATCCTGATAACGGATTACAGTCAGGGGTTTGTCGCCGATGATTTTATCTTCTGCCACCTGCCAATCTAGACGGGAGGTGGATAGTTGTAGGGTTGGTTGTTTGGTGGTGGCCTTTATGTTGTCTTTTAGCCTTAGAATTTGCCTTTTGGTGTCGTATTCAGCTTCTTCTGCCAACACCACCATGTTTTCATGGCTGGCTTTTATTTTGTTTTTGCCTGTTAGTTTTAGATAATTTTCCTCTGGTTTCCAAACAACTTTTTCTCCCTTCAATTCCACTTTATTCCTTGTGTCAACTACCAGTATATTCCCCTGCATGTAGATTTCCTTCCCCTCTCCCGTCACTTCCCCACCGTCGGCACTTAGCTGTAAAATGATCCGATTATTCTCATACAAGTTGCCTATTATTCCCTCTACTTTTGCAATTTTATCTTCCTGGGTATAGCTCACCCTTTTGGTGCGAAGTCGCCACAAAAGTTGCCCCCTGGCATTAGACTGTTCAATGATGGAGTTATACAACACTAAACCAGGTTTAATCTGCTGTTTTTCTCCTGAGTTTTCTTCGTCCAAAACAGTGGATTTTTTC
This window harbors:
- the lptC gene encoding LPS export ABC transporter periplasmic protein LptC encodes the protein MLTKVVVSSLCLSLLMGACQGKKSTVLDEENSGEKQQIKPGLVLYNSIIEQSNARGQLLWRLRTKRVSYTQEDKIAKVEGIIGNLYENNRIILQLSADGGEVTGEGKEIYMQGNILVVDTRNKVELKGEKVVWKPEENYLKLTGKNKIKASHENMVVLAEEAEYDTKRQILRLKDNIKATTKQPTLQLSTSRLDWQVAEDKIIGDKPLTVIRYQDRLVADIIKTDRGKVDLNQHIATISGNVEYQSLNPLLIAATSRLVWYYDKRQVEAPETVLLKQPKEEVTITANRVNFDMEDKKVYMRGGVYGRNHSRKSEIYADEALWDLAVSPAQIQATGNVSYKQSEPPLLVRGIKAWGSLASENILVEGIGNAQVVTTIEIE